CCGGCGCAGCGTGTAGTTGCCGCTGCGGTCGACCCAGGTCGTGCCGAAGAAACGGATCTCTTCGGGCTGAGGTCCGGCAGGAGTCCCGCCGGTCGGGCCTCCGGCCGTGCCGCCGGTGGTGCTGGGGGTCTGCTCGTCGTCGCTCACGATGTCGATTATCCCCGGGGCGACGGAGGAGGGCCTCAGCCGCAGCGCGGTGCGACGAAGCCGTCGCTGCCCGTGCGGACGTAGGCGTCGGAGATGTACTCGCCCGGCGCGATGCTGTCCCAGATCTTCGTGGTGCCGTACGGGCCGCTGATCCACTCGCCGTACTTCTGGCAGGAGATCGACACCGTGGCGCCGAGCGGCAGCGCCCGGACGATCGGGTACTGGGTGCTCGGGCCCGAGCGCACATTGACCCGGTAGCCGGGCGCGACCGTGTAGAGGGCGGCCGTGGCCGCCATCGTCGTCGTCTTGTTCTCGTCCGTGTCCATGGTGTTCTCCCCCTTGGCGCAAAAGCGCTCCGCCGAGTTTCACTCTCCGCGACGCGCAGGCTAGC
This sequence is a window from Streptomyces sp. NBC_00691. Protein-coding genes within it:
- a CDS encoding SH3 domain-containing protein; the encoded protein is MDTDENKTTTMAATAALYTVAPGYRVNVRSGPSTQYPIVRALPLGATVSISCQKYGEWISGPYGTTKIWDSIAPGEYISDAYVRTGSDGFVAPRCG